Proteins encoded together in one Kutzneria kofuensis window:
- a CDS encoding winged helix-turn-helix transcriptional regulator codes for MSDDPSCSIERSLQVLGERWSLLILRQIFIGQHRFAEIQAELGVAPNLLSARLKTLVEAGVLRMRPYQEAGSRQRQSYHLTDAGRDLLPILGAFQQWGDRYRPRPSGPSVARRTRTTGEPLHVAFVTEDGREVDLSDVDMLVTRDAA; via the coding sequence GTGTCGGACGACCCGAGCTGCTCGATCGAGCGCAGCCTGCAGGTGCTGGGCGAGCGCTGGTCGCTGCTCATCCTGCGGCAGATCTTCATCGGCCAGCACCGGTTCGCCGAGATCCAGGCCGAGCTGGGCGTCGCGCCCAACCTGCTCAGCGCGCGGCTGAAGACGCTGGTCGAGGCGGGTGTGCTGCGCATGCGTCCGTACCAGGAGGCGGGCAGCCGGCAGCGCCAGAGTTACCACCTGACGGATGCCGGCCGCGACCTGCTGCCCATTCTCGGCGCCTTCCAGCAGTGGGGCGACCGCTACCGGCCCCGGCCGTCCGGGCCGTCGGTGGCGCGCCGGACCCGGACCACCGGAGAACCGCTGCACGTGGCCTTCGTCACCGAGGACGGCCGTGAGGTGGATCTGTCCGATGTGGACATGCTGGTGACCCGGGACGCCGCCTAG